One part of the Gadus macrocephalus chromosome 8, ASM3116895v1 genome encodes these proteins:
- the basp1 gene encoding brain acid soluble protein 1 homolog encodes MGGKLSKKKKGYSVNDEAGKEKDAKAAGEESEAATGDATAATPTADGKEANDTAAKEAPAATEPEKNDAKEPEKNDAAAAEPPAAKEAEPAKAEEKPAAKEAAPPAAAVKEPEPKAVAAAAPTPAAAAPAAEKKDEADAKKTDAPAAPVVKAEAPQPAAAAAPEPTAAPAPAPAADPAPAPTPVAAAAPVANSTPAPVAPGDAKEPDATETPGAEKSVAVPE; translated from the coding sequence ATGGGAGGCAAGCTgagcaagaagaagaagggctACAGCGTCAACGACGAGGCCGGCAAGGAGAAGGACGCCAAGGCCGCcggggaggagagcgaggcggcGACCGgggacgccaccgccgccacgccCACCGCCGACGGCAAGGAGGCTAACGACACGGCGGCCAAGGAGGCCCCCGCCGCCACCGAGCCCGAGAAGAACGACGCCAAGGAGCCCGAGAAGaacgacgccgccgccgcagagcCCCCGGCCGCCAAGGAGGCGGAGCCCGCCAAGGCCGAGGAGAAGCCCGCCGCCAAGGAGGCggccccgcccgccgccgccgtcaaGGAGCCTGAGCCGAAggccgtcgccgccgccgcgccgacCCCCGCCGCCGCTGCGCCCGCCGCCGAGAAGAAGGACGAGGCCGACGCTAAGAAGACGGACGCCCCCGCGGCTCCAGTGGTGAAGGCCGAGGCGCCgcagcccgccgccgccgcagcccccGAGCCCACCGCAgctcccgcccccgcccccgccgcagaccccgcccccgcccccacccccgtcGCCGCAGCCGCGCCCGTCGCCAACTCCACGCCGGCACCCGTCGCCCCCGGCGACGCGAAGGAGCCCGACGCCACGGAGACGCCCGGCGCCGAGAAGAGCGTCGCCGTCCCAGAGTGA